The Salvia miltiorrhiza cultivar Shanhuang (shh) chromosome 2, IMPLAD_Smil_shh, whole genome shotgun sequence DNA window CGAAACAACTAGACCAAATATTAtggaaaatggtgaaaatttggTTTTACTAAAGTTGCCATGAACTTTGTGAATACGTGATAATAgtataatagaaaaaaattatagttgtcGACAACAGCTTTTGCCTCAACAAATTGCTAGTTCAACTTGAAAGATTATTTGGATCCAAAACAAATTATAATAGTGTGCTAGAAGCACTAAAAATATAGAATTAAACAATGAGGCAGAGCCTAACtcactaaataaaaataataagatgttaagcgagattagtagctcaagggtttgagaaacccaaaatcaattaaatataTTCTCATGTTATATGTGGCATTATGTttcgttatttatataacatttatGGGCAGTAATCATTGACATAGATATCAAATTTATGGACGTTAtggttatattattatataggccATTAAACATGGACATATATGTGAAAGTCCATAATCGATTAAGTGAATTCTTTCCGAAGAAATAACATTTGTGAATACTCAAAACTTGAGGAAGTTAACTCATGTCtaaaatgagttttgaaaaACTTAGTTAAACTAAATATCGTCTCGATCCGAACATTGAGAATCTCCCAGATGGAGTATTTCAAACCAATCgactatattttatatgtgtTAGTCGACCTACCCAAAGAAGATTTTGAATAATAACACATCCTTTTAGCtatcaaatgattattttatcaCTTGAAGTTGATAAAGACACACCTAGACCAAAAGAAAATAACGAAGTTATTTAGGACCCGAAGTTCCTTACTTGTGTGATATTGAAGCACTACTTTTATCATGCATGATATAGAATTCGGAGTTGACTTGTGAGCAAGATTTATTGTTTCTCTAAGAAGGagaattttaaatgatattaaccATATTATTGGTTATATTCAAAGCAAATTGCAATTGGTCTATGTTATGAAAGAAATCGAAATTCAAAATTGGTGGATGATgttgataatttatttaatttcgaaaactaTATTGAACACATTCAAGATTGTTATCTTGAGGGGGAGCATGATCTTTTAAATCGTGAGGTCAAATGGCCTTAAAGGCCGAATaattgtactctttttcccttactaagttttttcctacgagattttcttagttaaggtttttaacgaggcaactagtgtaatatatgagtaaatatacgTCTTGTACTtttttcctctaccgaatttttcccataGGATTTTTACGAAGAGGTTTTTAACAAGACATGAACAtctagactctaacatcaaatgaGGAGTTTTCTTTGAAGTCAAATTGCACACAACTCAAAGGATACATGAAGTTCGATCAAGCGATAAATTGGTGGACTTATTCACaaaggcattaccaacatcaACTTTCAGAAAGCTAGTACACAACACAAGATCGACatgcatcgactcaaagatatacAATGATCATTTTCAGGGAGaacagttgtactctttttccttagaCTAGGTTTTTGTTCCATTGaatttttcctagcaaggttttaatgaggcagcatatttttagggttagtcatttaaggggagtgttgtaaatatatataaaatatatatttccctattTAATGACTTAACACTAAACCATAACCCTAGttttgtatctcctataaatagaggcatttagtcctcataaTAAGAGGCTCCTGCAGATTTATTCTCTTTATGCTCTCTGCACTATTCTCTTCAATTGTACTTTTCTCTCTACTTGCAACAGAAATGGAGATTATAACGCCTCTTTATAGAGTCAATGCATTGGAGAGACGCTATGGTGGGGACTATCTTATAGCGTCTCCTACTGAATATGCTCTAATTATAATACAAAAAAAGTTGTACAATTACTTTCTGCGGTATTGAGAATTATTTCTTCTTTCCTTGCAATTACATAAAAAGTGAGCCAAatgttaaaacttaaaattaataCTCCTTCCATCCCATAAAAGTTTGTCCAAGGGgaatgacacaaattttaataaaagttgatAAAAGGTTATTTAATTGTCGAGtcatatacaaaaataatatttaaagagctgtaattataaaattaatggtaAGATCCTGTAACTATAGAACAAACTTTTTAGAGAGAAGGGTGAGAGTATATAATTTTCCCAAAGCTGATTTCCATATAACCAAACATGCTCTAAGAGTATCAGAACCCTTCAAAAATTCattcaacataaaaataaacGTCGCTACAACAAAAATTATCTGTAAAAAATGATATTACTAGAAACTCGAAAAATATAACCTCTTATGATTGAATTAAACTAAAGTCAGTCTAGTGTAGTGAGAATGAAAACAACCTTAAAGCACTGAAAATTAGCCTAAATTTTGATTAATCACattgattaatataatttcccTTAATTATTGAAGTAAGTAACCAGAATTCGTGGTCTTATTTGGGTAGGGTCCATTACCCAAATGATGATAGGCTTCACGAGTTGGGCTTGGAAAATAAAATAGCCTTGGCTGAGGCACATTGTTTGGGTACGTGGCGAGGATGATTTTGTTTGGGGTAATTTTATTGATAGCCTCCAATTTTCTCTTTATAGCCCcctattaataaataatagtaataaaaataatttaaaatttactatttaatcttataatttATAACCCCCAAATTAAATACCTACTAAATAGTACTAATAGAAATTAACAATGAATTCAGGGGTGGGATGTCGTTCCCAACAGTACTCCTCTTCATCTATATTTCACAATCTATCTCTGAAAAATAATCTCAGAGTTCCAAGTCTCTCTCTGCTCACTGCTTTTTCCTTGTGATCAACGTAACATTGAAGAAGGAAAAAATAGATAGGTTTTCTTATGTAATCAAATGGAATTCTTGGGGCAAAAGGGATGAAAATTGTGTGTCCCCAGAAATAGATAaacacaaaaaattaatttaatttctccATTAATAGTGATAATAAATGCTTATGACTCTGTCAGTAAAATATTGAAGTACTATGTTAAATAAAGCGTACGCAGAATCAAATGAATGGCAGTAAGAGTAAGTATTTTGATGGGTGAGATTTTTATATAGccctttgaataaaataaataagttaagtatcacaccccataaatatataagttttgTAGCACATTCTTAATGGTCCCCACCAAatctttgatttatttaaaaattttgttttctttaaaCAATAAAAAACGTGGCTGATAGAATCTTCTATCATTATCAACATAATattttttgtcttattatgtctctctctctctctccaaaatcGTGATCTGATAGTATatcttttagggtttagggtttctttTCTTGCATGTACACGATTTGGAAGCATGAATCGTGAGGATCGGCTGAAAAGTGGTCTAACAAGAATCTTGTTTCAAATCATTCCCCAAAAAAATGAATCTTATGCAAATATTGAGAAGACCGTGCACTATAcatggctctctctctctctctcttctattaTTCAGCttccaaattcaaaaaaaaaaagagagacaaAAACCTTAAGGACCGTGCACTCCATACACTCCAtacacgcctctctctctctctctaagaaaCTCAAGCCCACCGTGCACTCCATAAACTCAAGCCACTATGAGTTCAACGGAATCAGATTACGATGGGGAAGAGGCACAACGAGGAAGTCGCCCGAGTACATCAAGGAGGAGCGAACAATACCCGATGCCGAATCCGGTAAGTAACCGTGGCCTATATTTGTCAAAATTTGAGTTTATGTGTTTTGTATTGTTAAATTTGATTATTAGGTACACGGTTGTAGCATGTTTTAGACAATTATGTTGGTAATTTGAGAAATTTGGAATCTGGAAATTATTTTgaacaaccgtgtacaaccgtgtacggttcttcagtacacggttgtacacggttagaCAATTATGTTACACGGTTAGGATTAATTGATGTAATATGCcttaattgtgtatttttaaCGTATAAAGGTATTTTTCGTACACTTAACCGTGTACAGCCGTACACGGTTTGTTCATccatacacggttgtacacggtttctCTAAAATCGTACACGGTTGATTTTAAATCATGTAATATGCCCTAATTGTGTATTTTAGACGTATAGAGGTATTTTTTGTACACGAtttaaccgtgtacaaccgtgtacaaccgtacaCGGTTAGGGTATCCGTACACGGTTAGGGTATCCATACACGGTtatacacggttgtacacggttggtctAGAATCTGTACACGGTTGATATTTTTTGATACTGATCATCATTTTGAATTAATTGCAGCCTCCGAGGCATGTTTGGTTACGTCCGTGCATGCAAGGTTATGCCGCACGTATCAATCACTACATCAAGGACAAGACACTGAAGGAAGTGGAGACCTGTCTGACGCATTACCGGTGTCTTGAACAATTTAAGAAAGGTCCGTTTGTGTATTTACTTCAGTTGAAGAGGCAGGATAGTGCGAATGCCGCACTGCACCATCTTCTTGCACGGGAGTTGTATGACCAAGCATTCGATCCGTGGGAGAAGTGGTTCCACATTGGTGGACACGACATTCGATTTGGTGCTTTGGAGTATTGTCTAGTGACGGGGTTGTGCTTCGGGCCATCCCCGCAGCATTTTGATCCTAATGTGGATCACCGTGTTGGGAAGCAGAGTCTATGGCACCGAGTTTTTAAAGGCAAGAAGGTGGAAGTGAAGGATCTGCGAAAGCGGTTCGTTAACCGCAGTATGGGCAATATTGCCGAGGATTATTTGAGGGTGGGTAATATTCTCGTGGCGTATGATCTCGTCTTCTGTCGGGATTATAAATACGTGCACGATTGGGTGTGGGCACTGGTAGAGGACTATCAGAAATGGATCGACTTCCCGTGGGGCTCTTACTCATTCCAGATTTTGTGCCATGGGATGAGTGTGTTGAAGAAGCATCCCTCGGAGATTACAGGTATTAGGAGGACGTACCACTTCTATGGGCATTACAGATTTGGTCGTACGGGGCCATTCCGAGGTTGGGCCGCGCGTGTGGGGCTCGTGACTCGAGCTTGGAGATGCCACGATTGGTGAACTGGACGACTTGGAAGTCGGCTTCTGACTTCACCCACTTTTTTGATGCTCATGaggtaattattgttgtttttttacagtttcaatccttttattatgttatgattaacgaataatgagaaatgatcGATTCATCTTTGTGCAGGACGAGTGTCACCGGACACTCGAACCGGTCGAGAAGGAGAATGATTCATGGTATTTGCAGACCCTGAGGCTTCCAGAGCCTTTTTCTGTACGATACCATCCTGGAGGGAAATATGCTGGCTTGACAGAGCCACTTGTACCGGAGCCGCCTCCTCCTGTTAGGCCTCCCTCTATGCCGAGGAGTAGCTCACGAGCAGATCGGGCTCGTGAGAAGCAGCCTGTCCCTGTCCCGAGGAGTAGTTCACGAGCAGAGAGGGCTCGTGAGAAGCAGCCTGTCCATGTCCATGTCGAGCGACATAGACAGACGTATGAGGAGCCGGCTGGCAGCCCGTCGAAGCGGCGCAGGTCAGAGGAGTTTGATGATCGCGAGCCTCAGGCAGACCGAGATGAGGATTATTGGAGGCGACGCGATGATGACCTGATTGCCCGTATCACACAGGAGCAGATCCGGACCGTGGTCCCAAAGATGCGGCGCGAGCTTGTAGATGACGACTCTGAGCATGGACTGGTCGCCAAAATTACGAAGAAGGTCATAGCCGCTGTGAAGGACATCTTTGGGAGACGTTCTTCTTCGAGGAGGCATAGATCGTCATCCAGCCATGCCAGTCGTCATAGACATGGGAGTGAGGAGTACGACCAGCCGAGTCCCAGTCGCAGACGGTCTACATCTCACATTCTTAGTCCTAGGCGATCAGAGCGTGAGGATCCGCCTCATGTGAGCCATAGGCACTCAGTTGGAGACATGGATCGCGAGCCTCGTGGCAGTCAGCGGCGATCTGCCTCACGTCACAGTGAGAGGGAGGCATCTATGAGGCGATCAGCCTCACATCATGGTGAGAGGCAGACATCTTTGAGGCGATCCGCCTCACGTCACAGTGATCGCCCTGGGCCATCGGCTCGGTACCATAGTCCAGAGATCTCTGCACCTAAGGCGGGGGATGTAGATGATGATCTGAATATTTCCTGGACTTCGTCAGAGGAGGAGGCGCGTGCTAGAGAGAGGCCTCAATTGGTTATTGACCCGGCCTTGCCGTATGGTAAGGGGCTGCTGAAGGCTAAGAAGCGGGGCTTCAAGGCGTTTATGAGATCGCCGCCGGGTACTTATGTCACAGTGATCGAGACGGGTTGGGTGATGTCCCAGGAGCTATTCCACAAGATTATGAATCCTCGCGAGGAGTTGGACGGGGAGGtataataatttgattttacTGTGTTTCTTAAGATTTGCATTGTACATAattaatcatgatttttttaaGCAGATATTAGACCTCTGGAATCTGAAGGCTCTCCGACGGCTCCGTCAAAATCAGCAGTGGATAGATCGGGGGCATACGAGGCTCGTTGCAGGCGTGACACGGGCTAGAACGCCGATAGCTTTTCTGGATTTTTATGTAAGTTTTTGATAGAATAATTTCTGTTTATGTATATACAACTACCTTTAAATTAATCATGAATCTGTGATTGTAGGAGACCCTTTGGAGAGAGTTCAGGTCGTTGCATCCGAATGAGCCAGATTGGGACAACATTCGGGCTCGACACGGATACGAGGAGTGGGTGGTGCCCGACAAGCTGATCGCCATGTTTCATGGAACTGATTCAGGCCATACATGGCCTTGGTTGGAAGCGAAAGAGGTAagtataatataaacatattttggAATTTTCTAACTGAAATACGTAACGTttctatatttttcatattgtgTTGCAGATTTTTGCTATTTGCAATGTCGATAAGAGTCATTGGTGTACTGTGGTTATATCTATCTCCGCATGGGAGGTGAGAGTGTATGACTCACTGTCACATGTGGAAGGTGCACGAAAGCGTCGACCAAGTGCATTGAAGCCAATCACTCGCCTGATGCCTAAATTGCTGCACACTGTGAGTTATTATGCACACACTCCCGTGAAGTTTGTGCACGCTCCAGATGTGGCTATGAAGATCGTCATGATGCCAATCAGAGAGCAATTCCTCCAAGAAGATAGTGTAAGTTGTGGTgtgtttgcatgtgcttatctGGATCGTTTGATTTGTGGCGCACCAACACGTGAGCAGCTGAGGACACCCGCACAGATACAAAAGTATCGACAAATTATAGTTGTTAGGATATGGGAGTTGTGTACGGATCCTCCCCCTATTCAGTTCAGCTGATGAACAATTTTTTTGTGTTTAAAACGAATGTCTGTTAAAATACACTTGATTTGTTGTTGTTTTGTGGTTTGATTTGTGCTTATGTTTGGTggtttgctgtttttgtgtttggCATGGTTGTTGGTTGTTAAAATACGGTTGATTTTATGACTTGTTGGTGTTTTTGGGGTGAACGAGGGCTGAATGGCCTTTGTACACGGTTAgaccctaaccgtgtacagtTTCTCGAAACCGTGTACGCAACCGTGCACGGAAGAACTCGAAACCGTGTACAGCACACGGCCAAACACTGAACCGTGTCACCGTGCACGGCTGCGTGTTCATCGGTACACGGTTGCGTACACGATTGGTCCCAAGGTGTACACGGTTAGGGTCTAACCGTGTACAGAGGGCAGGCCAccgatttttagcccaaaaacacctgttttttgaattttaaagccAAATCAACATGTAGCAACAACAAATTTAATGTTCAAACAACAATCAAACAACCAAATTCATTTTCAAGATCAAATCGAGGACATGCATTCCTAGTGTGTGTTCCACTTAATCAAAACCAAATCTGACTCTGTATCCAGAATAACTCACAACCCAACATTTTGAGGACATGCATTCCTAGTGTGTGTTCCACTCCTACAAATTCCGCATTTCTTCTTTCGTCGCCTCCGTGCATCGGGTGGTTGCTCAACACCCTCCACCGGCACGTTCAAGTCCAATGGTCCCACTTGCGCTTTGCATCTCCGGGCATTGTGACCTCCACCCTTGCAACGTGAGCATACTTGAGGTCGAGAATTAGGAGTACCCGAATTAGGAGGACCCGAATTAGGAGGACCCTCAACTGCTGAACGAGCCCTACTCAACTTCGGTCGTCCCGCATGGACCGTGATATCCGGGGGTTTCACAACATAGGCTGATATCTCATCGGGCACATTCCAATACGTAGGATGTGGAACGGGAACAATACGCTCCATATATGTGGCCAACAGCACGGATTGTTTGAAATATCCTCCAACAAAATCTGTGACTTGCAGTCCTGCACGCCTAATAAAATGCAAagataaaaagataaatttacaaaaaattacttcaatatgcaaaatttgtaataaatgagGTACCTAATAGCGGCACAAGCATGACGACACGGAATGTCATCCAGGTCGAACTGAGCACAACTACAAGTCCGATTCTCGAGATCGACAATGTAGAATGCATGatcatcctcaacactaaaCATGTGCGTCGTCGTCCCTCGAACAGCCAATTGCCGACCCGCTTCGACAGCCACATGCAACTTTCCCTCTACTACCTCAGTCAACTCATGTGACCTCGATGCAGCCGAGATGCGTCGCCTATCGAACCATTTCTCCATAATGGCTCGATAGGTCTCGATCAATGAAGCAACCGGGAGGCGTCGTGCCCACAACAGTCTACTGTTTATCGTCTCGGCAGCATTCGACGTCATGAAGCTCGTGCGTCGTACAGGGCACTTGGACCTGGCCCATCTCTCCACACCAATAGTGTCGAGGCGTGTGTGCGCGTTGACTTTCAGTACTTGAAGCGCAGAAAAATTCCTTTGAAAATCGTCTGATCGATAGGAATATGCCGCTGCTTTGAAGACTGCAGCTACATGCTGCCCATAATGCGCGAGATTCTTCTGGATATGGTAATAGCACAACCCGTAAGGGACGTTCGGGTAGACACACTCCACAGCATTTCTGATGCTCTTGTGCTGATCAGACACAATCAAGAGATCATCCGGCTGACCAAAGCAAGTCCGCAGTCGGTGGAAGAACCAAGTCCAAGACTCGTCGTTCTCGATAGGACCAAGCCCAACTGCGAGAGGAAATATTGCTTCGTTCCCATCCTTTGTAACAGCGATGAACAAAATGCCGCCGTTCCTTCCCTTCAGATGGGTCCCGTCTACGACGATGACCGGCCTCAAGTAACCCTTCTCAAAGGCAGCCACGCTCTGTCCAAGTGCAACAAACATATGATGGAACTTGCCATCATCCTTCATCTCAAGGTCGTATAATGTGCCGGGATTACTCATTCTCAGCATATACAAATACGATGGGAGCATCTGATACGAGTTCCCAAAATCACCATACGTCATCTCAATCGCGATGTTTCTTGCACGGAGAGCGAAGCTGTAATTGATCTCAATACCGAATAAGCGCTGCATCTCTGACATCATCTCCTTCGGCTTCAAAACGACCCCCTCGCCTACCAATTTCCGTGCAAAATATCTTCCAACAACCCTCGCCGGAATCTGTCTCGGGGCAGTGCGATTCAAATCCGTGTGGCAGGTATGATCCATCACCACCTTGATCACTCTCCAGATCGATGCACTCTGAACGGCTCGCAGCATGAACGGACAACCGTTGCCATGCTTGCAAACAAACCACAAACGGGTCGTATTGGAACGATGCACGGCGTACTCCACGTGATTCTCCATATGGTACAGGCCAACAGCGATTGCCAAATCATCCTTCGACCGGAATAGAGCCCCCACTGATAATATGCCGCTCTCCAATACGTTAGAATCCTCCCAACCTAATGCCGGCGCATCGTCAAAATCGAGGACTGGAATCCCCCAGTCACGTGCCTCAAGCTGCTGAACTCCAACACGAGGCTCGACATCGGGCTGATCATCCGATGTGAAATTCTGAGGCCCTGTCAGTCTCCACGCTTCCTGTTCAGTCGACACTGAATCCAATATCTCTCTGCGTCGTATcgcctcttcttcctcatccgaagactcggactcgtcttcctcctcctgcGATGATGAATCGTCCCTACTATCATCGTGTGTAGGGATACTTCTTCCAATGTCCGTCTCAATAGGAAACACAGTAGACCGATGTCCCTCATAATATACCCGCTCTTGAGTCTGAGGAACCAGAGCCGCAGATTGTTTGCCCTTCTCGATCACGTAAACAACGGGATATTTCTTATGCTCGGAAATCAGCCGGTTCAAATCCGAATCAGTCTTCAAAGACACTTTTATTTTTCGCCCTTCGTCCATGGTCGATGTGTAGAAAAGCATATAAGTGGATCGACCATCCTCGTTTAATTGATCGTGCACCTCTTGCATTAACTTCGCATGACAAAGGTCTTCCTTAGACATGTACACGACAACCTCATCGCCTCCTTCATACTCGGTTAATTTCCACTGACCACTGTGTCGTATAACGATTGCTTGAAACGACATCTGCTTCAAAACGACAAAAATACAAcatttaaatacacaaacaGGAAACCGTGTACCCCAATACATCAACTGAATATACAAACATGCTAAAAATAACATCAAAATCATATTCAACCCAACCGTGTACAGCAAATTCGaccaccgtgtacaaccgtgtacacaACCGTGTACACGGAaaccctaaccgtgtacagcaGAACACTAAGGGTTCAAAAATAAGGTAATTTGCGTACAGAGTGTTTTTTTATGCCGTTTTTTAGtccaaaacatgtaataagtcatatatataacataattattgaaataaacaacaaaaaatcactaaaactcaaaccgtgtacaaccgtgtactctAGAACACCAACCGTGTATagccgaaatttaaaaaaaaaatatgtatttcacATACCTTATGTAATACAAGCctttagatgatttttttttgaatttttgagcaACCGTGTATGAGTCGTGTATGTGTATTGAgaggattttcttcttctttcttgttcAAATGTCTGATGAATGAACATTTGGTTGGTATCCTTCATTAACTACCCACAGCAACCGTGTACGGAGCATTTAATTTCGTGAATTTAAGGTTGTTTCCTTAACAAGTGTTTGAGTTGGTGTAAATGCACCCAACAACCATAATATCACATAAAATCACGCCATAaacgtgaatagagagagagaatcagattttgCTTATTTTTAAATCACATTTTAACGTGATTTcagttatttttaaatcaaagagagagaatcagattttgATCACATAAATTCACGCCATAATGCCATAAGATATGGTTTTAATACTCGGTTTTAATTTTacgtgaatagagagagagagaatcagattttggttgtatttggttatttttaaatcaaaaataaGTAATATGTCACTATCATTCACTTTATTGACTTG harbors:
- the LOC131009572 gene encoding uncharacterized protein LOC131009572 — translated: MSFQAIVIRHSGQWKLTEYEGGDEVVVYMSKEDLCHAKLMQEVHDQLNEDGRSTYMLFYTSTMDEGRKIKVSLKTDSDLNRLISEHKKYPVVYVIEKGKQSAALVPQTQERVYYEGHRSTVFPIETDIGRSIPTHDDSRDDSSSQEEEDESESSDEEEEAIRRREILDSVSTEQEAWRLTGPQNFTSDDQPDVEPRVGVQQLEARDWGIPVLDFDDAPALGWEDSNVLESGILSVGALFRSKDDLAIAVGLYHMENHVEYAVHRSNTTRLWFVCKHGNGCPFMLRAVQSASIWRVIKVVMDHTCHTDLNRTAPRQIPARVVGRYFARKLVGEGVVLKPKEMMSEMQRLFGIEINYSFALRARNIAIEMTYGDFGNSYQMLPSYLYMLRMSNPGTLYDLEMKDDGKFHHMFVALGQSVAAFEKGYLRPVIVVDGTHLKGRNGGILFIAVTKDGNEAIFPLAVGLGPIENDESWTWFFHRLRTCFGQPDDLLIVSDQHKSIRNAVECVYPNVPYGLCYYHIQKNLAHYGQHVAAVFKAAAYSYRSDDFQRNFSALQVLKVNAHTRLDTIGVERWARSKCPVRRTSFMTSNAAETINSRLLWARRLPVASLIETYRAIMEKWFDRRRISAASRSHELTEVVEGKLHVAVEAGRQLAVRGTTTHMFSVEDDHAFYIVDLENRTCSCAQFDLDDIPCRHACAAIRRAGLQVTDFVGGYFKQSVLLATYMERIVPVPHPTYWNVPDEISAYVVKPPDITVHAGRPKLSRARSAVEGPPNSGPPNSGTPNSRPQVCSRCKGGGHNARRCKAQVGPLDLNVPVEGVEQPPDARRRRKKKCGICRSGTHTRNACPQNVGL